In Lolium perenne isolate Kyuss_39 chromosome 5, Kyuss_2.0, whole genome shotgun sequence, the sequence acacatctttaaaatcagcatcatgcaagtattgttccttaatggtttctaatccaaaaatcttgaagtcaagttgagatagcatagtataacggcgcgacaaagcattagcaataacattatctttaccctttttgtgtgtgataacataaggaaaagactcaataaactcaacccacttttcaTGAcggcgattcaacttagcttgactacgaatatgcttcaaagattcatgatcagaatgtataacaaattctttaggccataaataatgttgccaagtttgtaatgtccgaaccagcgcatataattctttatcataagtagaatagttcagactaggcccactcaatttctcactaaaatatgcaacaggtttgccctcttctaataacacacctcctaaaccaattccactagcatcacattcaagctcaaaagtcttattgaaatcaggaagttggagtaatggagcatgtgttaacttatctttcagtatcatgaaggcgtcttgttgtgcatcgccccacacaaagggcacatccttctttgtaagctcattcagcggcgcagcaatggatccaaaatctttcacaaagcgcctatagaaaccagcgaggccaagaaaactcctcacttgtgtgatcgtctttggctgcggccaactctcaattgcctcaatcttggctggatcaacttcatttccctgcgcagtaacaacatagccaagaaacgcaactcgattggtgcaaaaggtgcacttctcaagattaccgtacaaacgtgcatcacgtaaagcattgaaaacaacacgtaaatgatccaaatgttcctccaaagatttgctataaatcagaatatcatcaaagtataccaccacaaaacgtccaataaaagcacgtaaaacttcgttcatcagtctcatgaaagtactaggtgcattagttaaaccaaaaggcattactaaccactcatataaaccgaacttagttttaaatgccgttttccattcatctcctaattgcatacgaatctggtggtaaccactacgcaaatcaactttagagaacataatagaaccactcaattcatcaagcatatcatctaaacgaggtataggatgacggtaacgaatggtaatattattaatagatctacaatcagtacacaggcgtgaagaaccatccttcttaggtaccaagataataggaacagcacatgggctaagagactcacgaatgtaacctttatcttggagaacctgattttgtcgctgaatctctttggtctccaggattggtacggtatggcgcacggttgggcagcgaagcacctggaatcaagtcaatctggtgttctatcccacgaataGGTGGTAGTCCAGGTGGTACATCTTGTGGGAATACATCAATGaactcctgcaaaaggttagcaaccgcaggtggcaaagaaggaggcatatcctcaaatgaaaacaaaacttctttgcaaataatagcatagcattgagtagtgttcacatcaagttcagcaatatcagatttgctagcaatcaaacaaggatttttcaaacgaatttcagtagcatggtttgaatcagatttagtattagtcttatgtgacacagaatctgcagcaacaatctgattctcactcttaagtttctcctcgttttttactctactagctctagcaagatcatcttttagtatttgttcaggagtcataggtttgagaccaattttctttccatcatgcataagagaatactgattagttttaccattatgaacagattctctatcaaattggcaaggtctaccaagtaacaaagaacaagcttgcataggtacaacatcacaatccacaaaatcagaatatgtaccaatagtaaaatgcacacgtgtagttcttgttaccttgagcttccgagagctctcaaaccattgaatgtaatatggatgtgtgcgctgtcttgtaggaagagaaagcttctccaccatgtcaacgctagccagattattgcagctccctccatcaatgatgatccttatagctcgctctttgacaacgcctcttgtttggaacagattgtggcgttgatcttgctcagctttgctcaattgcacgctcaacacacgttgtgcaactaagctcctgtactgatcagcagtgtcagcttccattacctccatctctctctcagaatcagaattagcaccatcacgtgcagcaataagggccaatgtatcttcatcaaagtcacttgcagaatcatattcgccatcttcacgcaccaacatcacatgcttggttctgcattctctctcgATGTGTCCAAAatccaagcatttgcgacattgtatgtcgcgcgtcttccccgtggaggccatcgaagatgaactccgaggaggaccagcagatggtggtgaaGTAGCAGCCagtggtgctcgtgatgcaggtgcggtgtacttggaggtagacGGTGCTGGTGTAGCCCCACGAGattgtggcgctgattgtcgcgtagtccatgacgatgtacgacctgcagaaacattagcttttctccatggtggttgacgatcctgcacttcacgttcagctttgcaagcaagatgaaacaagcgagtaatagtgttgtactccttataatctaaaatatgctgaatctctttattcaaaccaccaaagaaacgtgcaagcatagcctcattatcctctacaataccacagcgaatcatgccagtttgcaattcttgataatagtcttctacagaattttttccttgttctaagcgagacaatttctttagcaaatcacgttgataatgtggaggaacaaaacgagtacgcatagcaagttttaaaccaacccaagtagtaggaatattagcatggtgtactctacaatgctcagaccaccaaatagatgcaaaatctgtgaactcacaagtagcagcactaacacgcaaatgatcaggatagcgtaaacatgcaaagcgttgctctacttccaattcccatgtaagatatgcatcaggattatatctacttgatacgcgtagatgcacacgtccgttgggaaccccaagtggaaggtatgatgcgtatagaagcaagtttccctcagtatgaaaccaaggtttaatcgaaccagtaggagacaagaagcacgttgaaggttgatggtggcgaaatgtgatgcggcgcaacaacagggattccggcgccaacgtggaacctgcacaacacaacccaagtactttgccccaacgaaacagtgaggttgtcaatctcaccggcttgctgtaacaaaggattaaccgtattgtgtggaagatgattgtttgcaagaaaacagtaaaacaagtattgcagtagattgtatgctatgtaaagaataggaccgggatccacagttcactagaggtatctctcccataagataaaagcatgttgggtgaacaaattacagtcgggcaattgacaaatagagaagagcataacaatgcatatacatgatatgataaatatagtgagatttaatccgggcattacgacaaagtacatagaccgccatccaactgcatctatgcctaaaaagtccaccttcaggttatcatccgaaccccattcagtattaagttgcaaagcaacagacaattgcattaagtatggtgcgtaatgtaatcgacaactacatccttagacatagaatcaatgttttatccctagtggcaacagcacatcacaaccttagaactttctgtcactgtcccaggtgtcaatgaaggcatgaacccactatcgagcataaatactccctcttggagttaagagtaaaaacttggccagagcctctactaataacggagagcatgcaagatcataaacaacacataaacaatagattgataatcactataacatagtattctctatccaccggatcccgacaaacacaacatatagtattacagatagatgatcttgatcatgttaggcagctcacaagatccaacaatgaagcacaattaggagaagacgaccatctagctactgctatggacccatagtccaggggtgaactactcactcatcactccggaggcgatcatggcgatgaagagtcctccgggagatgaatcccctctccggcagggtgccggaggcgatctcctgaatcccccgagatgggattcgcggcggcggcgtctctggaaggttttccgtatcgtggctctcggtactgggggtttcgcgacggaggctataagtaggcgaaagggcaggtcaagaggcggcacgaggggcccagggggcagggccgcgcggccagggcctgggccgcgccgccctgtcatctggccacctcgtggccccacttcgactccccttcggtcttctggaagcttcgtgcaaaaataggaccctgggcggtgatttcgtccaattccgagatatttccttactaggatttctgaaaccaaaaacagcagaaaacagcaactggctcttcggcatcttgttaataggttaattccagaaaatgcgtaaatacgacatataatgtgcataaaacatgtaggtatcatcaataaagtagcatggaacataagaaattatcgatacattggagacgtatcaccatccccaagcttagttctgctcgtcccgagcaggtaaaacgataacaaagataatttctgaagtgacatgccatcataatcttgatcatactatttgtaaacatatgtaatgaatgcagcgatcaaaacaatggtaatgacatgagtaaacaagtgaatcatatagcaaagacttttcatgaatagtacttcaagacaagcatcaataagtcttgcataagagttaactcataaagcaataaatcaaagtaaaggtattgaagcaacacaaaggaagattaagtttcagcggttgctttcaacttataacatgtatatctcatggatagtgtcaacataaagtaatataacaagtgcaatatgcaagtatgtaggaatcaatgcacagttcacacaagtgtttggttcttaaggtggagagagataggtgaactgactcaacaataaaagtaaaagaatggtccttcaaagaggaaagcatcgattgttgtatttgtgctagagattttattttgaaaacatgaaacaattttgtcaacggtagtaataaagcatatgagttatgtaaattatatcttacaagttgcaagcctcatgcatagtatactaatagtgcccgcaccttgtcctacttagcttggactaccggatctttgcaatgccatgtttcaaccaagtgtcacaaaggggtacctccatgccgcctgtacaaaggtctaaggagaaagctcgcattttggatttctcgcttttaattattctcaacttagacatccataccgggacaacatggacaacagataatggactcctcttaaatgcataagcatgtagcaacaattattattctcatatgagattgaggatatatgtccaaaactgaaacttcaaccatgattcatggctttagttagcggcccaatgttcttctctaacaatatgcatgctccaatcattaaggtgatagatccttcagacaagacggacatgcatagcaactcacatgatattcaacaatagttgatggcgttccccagaagcatggttatcgcacaacaagcaacttaataaaagataaagtgcatacgtacatattcaatactacgatagtttttaaggctattttgtcccatgagctatatattgcaaaggtgaatgatggaattttaaaggtagcactcaagcaatttactttggaatggcggagaaataccatgtagtaggtaggtatagtggacacaaatggcatagtggttggctcaaggattttggatgcatgagaagtattccctctcgatacaaggtttaggctagcaaggttatttgaagcaaactcaaggatgaaccggtgcagcaaaactcacataaaagacatattgtaaacattataagactctacaccgtcttccttgttgttcaaaactcaatactagatattatctagaccttagagagaccaaatatgcaaaccaaattttagcaagctctatgtatttcttcattaatgggtgcaaagtatatgatgcaagagcttaaacatgagcacaacaattgctaagtatcacattatccaagacattttataattactacatgtagcattttccaattccaaccatataacaatttaacgaagaagaaacttcgccttgaacattatgagtaaagcctaaggacatatttgtccatatgcaacagcggagcgtgtctctctcccacaaagtgaatgctaggatccatttcattcaaacaaaaacaaaaacaaaaacaaaccgacgctccaagtaaagaacacaagatgtgactgaataaaaatatagtttcaggggaggaacctgatgatgttgtcg encodes:
- the LOC139831546 gene encoding uncharacterized protein; its protein translation is MASKAKGYNPDAYLTWELEVEQRFACLRYPDHLRVSAATCEFTDFASIWWSEHCRVHHANIPTTWVGLKLAMRTRFVPPHYQRDLLKKLSRLEQGKNSVEDYYQELQTGMIRCGIVEDNEAMLARFFGGLNKEIQHILDYKEYNTITRLFHLACKAEREVQDRQPPWRKANVSAGRTSSWTTRQSAPQSRGATPAPSTSKYTAPASRAPLAATSPPSAGPPRSSSSMASTGKTRDIQCRKCLDFGHIERECRTKHVMLVREDGEYDSASDFDEDTLALIAARDGANSDSEREMEVMEADTADQYRSLVAQRVLSVQLSKAEQDQRHNLFQTRGVVKERAIRIIIDGGSCNNLASVDMVEKLSLPTRQRTHPYYIQWFESSRKLKVTRTTRVHFTIGTYSDFVDCDVVPMQACSLLLGRPCQFDRESVHNGKTNQYSLMHDGKKIGLKPMTPEQILKDDLARASRVKNEEKLKSENQIVAADSVSHKTNTKSDSNHATEIRLKNPCLIASKSDIAELDVNTTQCYAIICKEVLFSFEDMPPSLPPAVANLLQEFIDVFPQDVPPGLPPIRGIEHQIDLIPGASLPNRAPYRTNPEDTKEIQRQIQDLLAKGYVRESLSPCAVPVILVPKPDEMQRMLTLLDEYRSEVFAATSCDAPCAMDAADLGQDTWSLAISASS